In Aedes albopictus strain Foshan chromosome 3, AalbF5, whole genome shotgun sequence, the following are encoded in one genomic region:
- the LOC109401292 gene encoding bifunctional methylenetetrahydrofolate dehydrogenase/cyclohydrolase, mitochondrial isoform X3 produces MAKLIDGKQIAADIRVELRDQIKEWMEQGGNRAPHLTAILIGEDPASNTYVSNKMKAAADVGITSKTERYGADITEEQLLKRIEELNDDDSVDGILVQLPVPGHINERKVCNSVSCDKDVDGFNERNIGRLCLDMNTLIPCTPLGVQELIKRTEIETFGKNAVVVGRSKNVGMPIAMLLHADGRNDTCAMDATVTMCHRFTPPEELARFCRTADIIVTATGVPGLIKADMIKEGAAIIDVGITRVTDPVTGKNKLVGDVDFEEVRKVAGHITPVPGGVGPMTVAMLMKNTFIAAKNLARKKAEKEK; encoded by the exons ATGGCCAAGTTGATCGATGGAAAGCAAATCGCCGCGGATATCCGCGTGGAACTGCGGGACCAGATCAAGGAATGGATGGAGCAAGGTGGCAACCGAGCGCCACACCTCACTGCCATACTGATTGGGGAGGATCCCGCCAGTAACACCTACGTGTCGAACAAGATGAAG GCTGCAGCCGACGTCGGCATCACTAGCAAAACGGAACGCTATGGAGCGGACATTACCGAGGAGCAGTTGTTGAAGCGTATCGAAGAGCTCAACGACGACGACTCGGTGGACGGCATTCTGGTGCAGCTACCGGTCCCTGGACACATCAACGAACGGAAGGTCTGCAACTCGGTGTCCTGCGACAAGGATGTGGATGGTTTCAACGAACGAAACATCGGTCGGCTGTGTCTGGATATGAACACGTTGATCCCCTGTACCCCGCTGGGCGTTCAGGAACTTATCAAACGAACTGAAATCGAAACGTTCGGCAAGAATGCTGTGGTCGTTGGCCGGTCCAAGAACGTTGGCATGCCGATCGCCATGCTGTTGCATGCCGACGGTCGCAACGACACCTGCGCCATGGATGCCACCGTGACCATGTGCCACCGGTTCACGCCCCCGGAGGAACTGGCCCGATTCTGCCGAACGGCAGACATTATCGTCACGGCCACGGGAGTGCCCGGCCTCATCAAGGCCGACATGATCAAAGAGGGAGCGGCGATAATTGACGTAGGAATCACCCGGGTGACGGATCCCGTGACCGGCAAAAACAAACTGGTGGGAGACGTGGACTTTGAAG AGGTTCGCAAAGTGGCAGGCCACATTACGCCAGTACCGGGCGGGGTCGGACCAATGACGGTTGCCATGTTGATGAAGAATACGTTTATTGCGGCGAAGAATTTGGCACGCAAGAAAGCCGAGAAGGAAAAGTAA
- the LOC109401292 gene encoding bifunctional methylenetetrahydrofolate dehydrogenase/cyclohydrolase, mitochondrial isoform X2 — translation MVRRCFLSKCALSERTAGPSVSFHRLPSDDAQMSAWKVVFRKLGEAIPDRGPRVFICSRHFRESDFLLTGKGKQLRSSAVPLGVPNVRNHDGDVKQAPKIKIPTTDARVNEMAKLIDGKQIAADIRVELRDQIKEWMEQGGNRAPHLTAILIGEDPASNTYVSNKMKAAADVGITSKTERYGADITEEQLLKRIEELNDDDSVDGILVQLPVPGHINERKVCNSVSCDKDVDGFNERNIGRLCLDMNTLIPCTPLGVQELIKRTEIETFGKNAVVVGRSKNVGMPIAMLLHADGRNDTCAMDATVTMCHRFTPPEELARFCRTADIIVTATGVPGLIKADMIKEGAAIIDVGITRVTDPVTGKNKLVGDVDFEEVRKVAGHITPVPGGVGPMTVAMLMKNTFIAAKNLARKKAEKEK, via the exons ATGGTTCGAAGGTGTTTCCTTTCAAAGTGTGCTCTTTCCGAACGAACGGCTGGTCCTTCGGTTTCATTTCATAG ACTTCCTAGCGACGACGCACAGATGTCGGCATGGAAGGTAGTTTTCCGAAAACTCGGCGAAGCGATTCCGGATCGTGGTCCGCGAGTTTTCATTTGTTCGCGTCACTTTCGGGAGAGCGATTTCCTGCTGACCGGAAAAGGAAAGCAGCTCCGATCGAGCGCAGTTCCCTTGGGCGTTCCTAATGTGCGAAATCATGATGGTGATGTAAAGCAAGCACCAAAAATCAAGATACCGACAACTGATGCTCG TGTGAACGAGATGGCCAAGTTGATCGATGGAAAGCAAATCGCCGCGGATATCCGCGTGGAACTGCGGGACCAGATCAAGGAATGGATGGAGCAAGGTGGCAACCGAGCGCCACACCTCACTGCCATACTGATTGGGGAGGATCCCGCCAGTAACACCTACGTGTCGAACAAGATGAAG GCTGCAGCCGACGTCGGCATCACTAGCAAAACGGAACGCTATGGAGCGGACATTACCGAGGAGCAGTTGTTGAAGCGTATCGAAGAGCTCAACGACGACGACTCGGTGGACGGCATTCTGGTGCAGCTACCGGTCCCTGGACACATCAACGAACGGAAGGTCTGCAACTCGGTGTCCTGCGACAAGGATGTGGATGGTTTCAACGAACGAAACATCGGTCGGCTGTGTCTGGATATGAACACGTTGATCCCCTGTACCCCGCTGGGCGTTCAGGAACTTATCAAACGAACTGAAATCGAAACGTTCGGCAAGAATGCTGTGGTCGTTGGCCGGTCCAAGAACGTTGGCATGCCGATCGCCATGCTGTTGCATGCCGACGGTCGCAACGACACCTGCGCCATGGATGCCACCGTGACCATGTGCCACCGGTTCACGCCCCCGGAGGAACTGGCCCGATTCTGCCGAACGGCAGACATTATCGTCACGGCCACGGGAGTGCCCGGCCTCATCAAGGCCGACATGATCAAAGAGGGAGCGGCGATAATTGACGTAGGAATCACCCGGGTGACGGATCCCGTGACCGGCAAAAACAAACTGGTGGGAGACGTGGACTTTGAAG AGGTTCGCAAAGTGGCAGGCCACATTACGCCAGTACCGGGCGGGGTCGGACCAATGACGGTTGCCATGTTGATGAAGAATACGTTTATTGCGGCGAAGAATTTGGCACGCAAGAAAGCCGAGAAGGAAAAGTAA
- the LOC109401292 gene encoding bifunctional methylenetetrahydrofolate dehydrogenase/cyclohydrolase, mitochondrial isoform X1, which yields MTTMTTMSKTITAASVSSSIRVQHHQHRQRFHQHHRRQSPSGMVLVGAAALQCEAKCNDPSSKGFSSEREAKPNGSANNSSEEKPIKELSFKTDCDNKGWRKGLLSARRTPEQRYTYNFKSLVGSGLLNRRSNMVHTKKTTNGSLAIDQNGADILPIDRRFHTDSKDSVNEMAKLIDGKQIAADIRVELRDQIKEWMEQGGNRAPHLTAILIGEDPASNTYVSNKMKAAADVGITSKTERYGADITEEQLLKRIEELNDDDSVDGILVQLPVPGHINERKVCNSVSCDKDVDGFNERNIGRLCLDMNTLIPCTPLGVQELIKRTEIETFGKNAVVVGRSKNVGMPIAMLLHADGRNDTCAMDATVTMCHRFTPPEELARFCRTADIIVTATGVPGLIKADMIKEGAAIIDVGITRVTDPVTGKNKLVGDVDFEEVRKVAGHITPVPGGVGPMTVAMLMKNTFIAAKNLARKKAEKEK from the exons ATGACGACAATGACCACTATGTCGAAAACAATAACAGCGGCGAGCGTCAGCAGCAGCATCCGAGTGCAGCATCACCAACATAGACAGCGATTCCACCAGCACCACCGCCGCCAGTCGCCTAGTGGGATGGTACTAGTTGGCGCAGCCGCACTGCAGTGCGAGGCTAAATGCAATGATCCTTCGAGCAAAGGATTCAGTAGTGAACGAGAAGCGAAACCGAACGGAAGTGCAAACAACAGCAGTGAAGAGAAACCTATTAAGGAGCTTAGTTTTAAAACAGACTGTGATAACAAAGGTTGGCGAAAGGGACTGTTGAGTGCTAGAAGAACACCCGAACAAAGATATACCTACAATTTTAAGAGCTTAGTAGGTAGTGGTTTGCTGAATAGACGAAGCAATATGGTGCACACGAAGAAAACTACCAACGGCAGTTTGGCCATCGATCAGAACGGAGCGGATATTTTACCCATCGATCGACGTTTTCATACCGACTCAAAGGACAG TGTGAACGAGATGGCCAAGTTGATCGATGGAAAGCAAATCGCCGCGGATATCCGCGTGGAACTGCGGGACCAGATCAAGGAATGGATGGAGCAAGGTGGCAACCGAGCGCCACACCTCACTGCCATACTGATTGGGGAGGATCCCGCCAGTAACACCTACGTGTCGAACAAGATGAAG GCTGCAGCCGACGTCGGCATCACTAGCAAAACGGAACGCTATGGAGCGGACATTACCGAGGAGCAGTTGTTGAAGCGTATCGAAGAGCTCAACGACGACGACTCGGTGGACGGCATTCTGGTGCAGCTACCGGTCCCTGGACACATCAACGAACGGAAGGTCTGCAACTCGGTGTCCTGCGACAAGGATGTGGATGGTTTCAACGAACGAAACATCGGTCGGCTGTGTCTGGATATGAACACGTTGATCCCCTGTACCCCGCTGGGCGTTCAGGAACTTATCAAACGAACTGAAATCGAAACGTTCGGCAAGAATGCTGTGGTCGTTGGCCGGTCCAAGAACGTTGGCATGCCGATCGCCATGCTGTTGCATGCCGACGGTCGCAACGACACCTGCGCCATGGATGCCACCGTGACCATGTGCCACCGGTTCACGCCCCCGGAGGAACTGGCCCGATTCTGCCGAACGGCAGACATTATCGTCACGGCCACGGGAGTGCCCGGCCTCATCAAGGCCGACATGATCAAAGAGGGAGCGGCGATAATTGACGTAGGAATCACCCGGGTGACGGATCCCGTGACCGGCAAAAACAAACTGGTGGGAGACGTGGACTTTGAAG AGGTTCGCAAAGTGGCAGGCCACATTACGCCAGTACCGGGCGGGGTCGGACCAATGACGGTTGCCATGTTGATGAAGAATACGTTTATTGCGGCGAAGAATTTGGCACGCAAGAAAGCCGAGAAGGAAAAGTAA